One Mycolicibacterium crocinum DNA window includes the following coding sequences:
- a CDS encoding type I polyketide synthase — MSPTERPTQQTPRFAIIGYAARLPGAADADQYWDVLHNGRDAISEVPADRWDVEEFFDSDPDAAGKMVTRRAGFVDDVTGFDAPFFGVSAREANLMDPQHRLLLETAWQAVEHSGTAPTTLANTRTGVFVGLATHDFLGMASDALTYPEIEAYLAVGTSSAAAAGRISYRLGLQGPAVTVDTACSSSLVAIHQACQALLLDECDLALAGGVNVMLSPATMITFSHSRMLAPDGRCKTFDASADGYVRGEGCGVIAIKRLDDAIRDGDHIRAVIRGSAVNQDGASGGLTVPNGVAQQRVIAEALDRAGLAPTDINYLEAHGTGTSLGDPIEVQAAAAALGKGRSADQPLLIGSAKTNIGHLEAAAGVAGVLKVVLSLEHSELPPHLNFKNPSPHIPWDRIPVQVVDKARPWERSDRPRIAGVSSFGFSGTNAHVILEEAPVTDAVSADAQSDDRRFAVLPLSARTPAALVQSAADYRSWLGEHPDATLADVCLTAGAGRAHFEHRAALVVNSVESARELLGALADDLPAPGLVRGDCVDAPKTAWLFPGQGSQYAGMARELFETEPVFAETMTRCAEAIADVLEKPLLDVIFDADGAETLKQTRYAQPAIFAVEMGLARLWQSWAFEPDVVLGHSVGQYSAACVAGVFSLEDGARLLAERGRLFGDLPAGGRMCAVFADPDKVESLTDEFPSLSVAAYNGANTVLSGPAADLERAIAQLSDDGARCDWLDTSHAFHSSLLDPALDAFETYANGFEFAAPQRILVCNRTGATLGRNAKLDGQYWRRHARQPVQFAKGVATLAELGCALLLEVGPQPVLTAAALRAWPDPATAPKAVASLRRNGADHRQLTEALAGSYVAGHVPDFGALVREPARKLDLPTYPFQHRQYWYQSKQSQPAANDAARTEAVQLLEDGRIEELAALLGADGTTTTAEVLSKLAAQHNRQRSAQSIADIRYEIRWQKALGSSTEVGEGAAWLLIGDDTAVMRPLIDALTTNGHRHRVLGLPVSDADEERLVAELAAAVQDEPALRILHVAALDSDGESSMRSLLRMQHRVLGGTQRLFRAAAAAELRTPIWVITQGAQRVTDTDTVSPEQSSLWGYCRVAALEYPQVWGGLADLSGTGADDWSRLIKQVVAASPGEDQIALRDNAIHVPRLVRRTGQPNSTPLELRSDATYLVTGGLGSLGLEIAGYLAAHGARQLVLTSRRVPGEDSQRRIDLLAEQHGCTVRVIAADVADPHDVARLLATVQTELPPLAGIVHAAGENSTTPLSSLDSTEVDRVFSGKVWGAWYLSEASADLKLDFFLSTSSISSVWGSYGQSAYSAANAFLDGLTWRLRERGVPGISVNFGPWSAGMADQDARAQLDRRGIKTLSPTDALAGMADVMAAAGSQGPAEAVVARIDWARFLPIYLQAGRRSLLAEVAREVPESVPAATGASGTTRLVEQLTAAPVQQRKKLVLEYLRNTVAEVTRVDASEVREEAGFFDLGMDSLMAVELRRRLEQAVGKELPATLAMDFPRLTDVADYILGDVLNLNEKAGVQLAAAPASLASAATDEPIAIIALACRFPGAPDADAYWDVLSGAVDAIREIPEDRFDVDQYYDPDQQTPGKIYTRSGGYLESVDGFDPEFFGISPREAVWIDPQQRLMLEIAWEGLERAGYSPASLRGSRTGVFVGVGANEYSHLLSGESVENLEAHFITGNALNAIAGRVAFTLGLEGPAMAVDTACSSSLVAVHQATQALHSGDCDMALAGGVNVLLSPASIVAASRARMLAPDGRCKTFDASADGYVRGEGCGILVLKRLSDAQRDGDRIAAVIRSSAVNQDGASSGLTVPNGGAQQRLISAALTRAGLGGGDVDYLEAHGTGTPLGDPIEVQAAAAVYGAGRDSGRPLLMGTAKTNIGHLESAAGVAGLIKVILSLQNELLPQNLHFQNPSPHIPWDSLPVKVVDEATPWVANGRPRRAGVSSFGFTGTNAHVLLEEAPQPALGDDVDEPVEVVAPEPAREPLSVLPLSARSGQGLLALAQRYSDWLEAHPDASISDVSFTAGAGRSHFEHRAAVVANSVPEAKMLLDDLVANRLRPGVLRGECTDPPTTAWFFPGQGSQYPGMAKELFETEPVFADTLRRCAQAVDPMLPRPLLDVLFSGERENAETLRHTSFAQPAIFAVEMGLARLWQSWGIEPDVVLGHSVGQYAAACVAGVFSLEDGIRLIAERGRLFGSLPEGGRMVAVFADPDYVERAAAGFPRVSVGAYNGRNTVLSGPGEDLEQIVAACSEDGARCTWLETSHAFHSELLDPVLDEFESFATQFTYAVPTRPLVCNRTGAVLTAETPINAQYWRRHSRQPVQFTESVRTVAALGCSVLMEIGPQPILTAAALQIWPESSATPRAIVSLRKGANAARQMTEALATTYICGHRPDFAARFHTSGQRLELPTYPFQRRRYWPKASGIAGLGADGVRLSGILGSAKDLASGDTVYTNVLSVKTQPWLAHHVIYGTVVVPGATYAAMAMAAAGAPARVKEVFFYEPIILPDKASREVQLTLHPVDDGWKFQVHSRPFGVRDAEWSLNSDGTLLSGVDPDAEPTQAVAPDEAIEQMNRTRPQELFDIFHDMELAWGPTWSTSLKSLWVGKGEAIGDIAVGEELGEHLGSEPIHPVLLDLCTGVAFPAFPATLAAEQGMTDLFLPLRYGQVTVAEKMPRRFYCRARWHENTINNETQVFDIDFLDRDGRVLGGIAEFTVKRAPREALMRGLGGDSTRLLYSLGWQEIAPPAGDDAEKTTNGTWLIAGFDALAAEVPGAVTVDGATDPQSWQRAFAEAAERGTPVSGIVWRSAGHADADTDGSTAELAARLEAQIATFLGAAQTALAEGNHTLADGLWIVTERAVATEPGEPVDPVQAALWGFGRTLIAEQPSLRVRLIDGDGSDESLSWVAGALGTPVVEPEMAVRQGRFLVSRLLHWARNGQLPMPRSDDYALAPTERGAIDNLRLTEIEVTPPKANEVQVRIEAAGLNFRDVLNVLGLYPGDPGPIGGDLCGVVTEIGSEVTRFEVGQRVFGSMQGAFASRLNVPEPLLATVPDGIGAVDAATIPAAALTVRLAFDWAKLKPGDKVLIHAASGGVGLAAVQMARAHGATVFATASKYKRATLREMGVEYVYDSRTTEFADQILADTNGEGVDVVLNSLTSEGFVEATVRATAKNGRFAEIAKRDIWTAEQMAELRPDIDYEIVALDVTMMTDPDHIQRLMVEVSDGLAKGEWTPVPAEVYPLTEARTAFRRMQQARHIGKIVVQMPKPLQPRGDRSYLVTGGLGALGLHTASYLAQLGAGDIVLTSRRTPDAEAQQAIDAIAERFHCRIHVYSADVGVESEVVELLDKIRTELPPLAGVAHLAGVLDDALLPQQDLDRFRTTLAPKAYGAHHLHRLTKDDDLEFFILYSSASAVLGSPAQGNYATANALLDGLVAHRRAQGLPATAVNFGPWGQGGMASSQAAVANLSAQGMMPLEPSAALAALGEAIRHGAAQATVLKANWQRTAKVLGGIRPPLLDQVLPSGDGTVVGDSELLRQLQELPVAARAGFITEFLQKEVQGFLRLAQPPAASSRFLDLGTDSLMAVELRNRLFGQFGGKFDISPTAVFDHPTIGELAEHLVSQLPDAEAASGEAEAPAEPDVAASPAEAAEAAPPAED; from the coding sequence ATGTCACCTACCGAACGTCCGACGCAGCAGACGCCCCGTTTCGCGATCATCGGTTACGCGGCGCGTCTTCCCGGAGCCGCGGATGCCGACCAGTACTGGGACGTCCTGCATAACGGCCGCGACGCGATTTCGGAGGTACCCGCCGACCGGTGGGACGTCGAGGAGTTCTTCGATTCCGACCCGGACGCCGCGGGCAAGATGGTCACCCGGCGCGCCGGGTTCGTCGATGACGTCACCGGCTTCGACGCACCGTTCTTCGGGGTGTCGGCGCGCGAAGCCAACCTGATGGACCCGCAGCATCGCCTGCTGCTGGAGACCGCATGGCAGGCGGTGGAGCATTCCGGCACCGCCCCAACCACTTTGGCGAACACAAGGACCGGTGTCTTCGTCGGCCTGGCCACTCATGACTTCCTCGGCATGGCATCCGATGCGCTGACCTACCCCGAGATCGAGGCCTATCTGGCGGTCGGTACGTCCAGCGCCGCGGCCGCGGGCCGGATCAGCTACCGGCTGGGGCTGCAGGGCCCCGCGGTCACCGTCGACACGGCATGCAGCTCGTCGCTGGTGGCCATTCACCAGGCCTGCCAGGCGCTACTCCTCGACGAATGCGATCTGGCCCTAGCCGGCGGCGTCAACGTCATGCTCAGCCCGGCCACCATGATCACGTTCTCGCACTCGCGGATGCTGGCCCCCGACGGCCGGTGCAAGACGTTCGACGCGTCGGCCGACGGCTACGTGCGCGGCGAGGGCTGCGGCGTCATCGCGATCAAGCGCCTCGATGATGCGATCCGCGACGGTGACCACATCCGCGCGGTGATTCGCGGCAGCGCGGTCAACCAGGACGGCGCCTCGGGCGGGTTGACCGTGCCCAACGGTGTGGCCCAGCAGCGTGTCATCGCCGAGGCGCTGGACCGCGCCGGCCTTGCGCCCACCGATATCAACTACCTGGAGGCGCACGGAACCGGGACCTCGCTGGGCGATCCCATCGAGGTTCAGGCTGCGGCCGCTGCACTCGGCAAGGGCCGCAGTGCGGATCAACCGCTGCTGATCGGCTCGGCGAAGACCAACATCGGCCACCTCGAGGCGGCCGCGGGTGTGGCCGGCGTCCTCAAGGTCGTCCTCTCGCTCGAGCATTCCGAGCTGCCCCCGCACCTGAACTTCAAGAACCCCTCACCGCACATCCCCTGGGACCGGATCCCGGTGCAGGTGGTCGACAAGGCCCGCCCGTGGGAGCGCTCCGATCGGCCGCGCATCGCCGGTGTCAGCTCGTTCGGGTTCTCCGGCACCAATGCGCACGTCATCCTCGAAGAGGCACCGGTCACCGACGCGGTGTCCGCCGACGCACAGTCCGACGACCGCCGGTTCGCGGTGCTCCCGCTGTCCGCCCGTACCCCGGCCGCCCTGGTGCAGTCCGCGGCGGACTACCGCAGCTGGTTGGGCGAGCACCCGGACGCAACCCTCGCCGACGTGTGCCTCACCGCCGGAGCGGGCCGAGCCCACTTCGAGCACCGGGCCGCCCTGGTCGTCAATTCCGTTGAGTCCGCTCGTGAACTGCTCGGCGCCCTCGCCGACGACCTGCCCGCACCGGGTCTGGTGCGCGGTGACTGCGTCGACGCGCCCAAGACCGCCTGGTTGTTCCCCGGCCAGGGCAGTCAGTACGCCGGCATGGCCCGCGAGCTGTTCGAGACCGAACCAGTGTTCGCCGAGACCATGACGCGATGTGCCGAAGCCATCGCCGACGTGCTCGAAAAGCCGTTGCTGGATGTCATATTCGACGCCGACGGCGCGGAGACGCTGAAACAGACCCGGTATGCCCAGCCCGCGATCTTCGCGGTCGAGATGGGGCTGGCCCGGCTGTGGCAGTCATGGGCCTTCGAACCCGACGTGGTGCTCGGGCACAGTGTCGGCCAGTACTCCGCAGCTTGTGTCGCAGGGGTTTTCAGCCTCGAGGACGGCGCCCGACTGCTGGCCGAGCGGGGTCGCCTCTTCGGCGACCTGCCCGCCGGTGGACGGATGTGCGCGGTCTTCGCCGACCCGGACAAGGTCGAGAGCCTGACCGACGAGTTCCCGAGCCTGTCCGTGGCCGCCTACAACGGCGCCAACACGGTGCTGTCAGGACCGGCCGCCGACCTCGAGCGTGCGATCGCCCAACTGTCCGACGACGGGGCGCGCTGCGACTGGCTCGACACCAGCCACGCCTTCCACTCCTCGCTGCTCGACCCGGCGCTGGACGCCTTCGAGACCTATGCCAACGGATTCGAATTCGCTGCGCCACAGCGCATTCTGGTGTGCAACCGGACCGGGGCCACACTGGGCCGCAATGCCAAGCTCGACGGCCAGTACTGGCGTCGCCATGCCCGTCAGCCGGTGCAGTTCGCGAAGGGTGTCGCGACGCTGGCCGAACTCGGCTGCGCGCTGCTGCTCGAGGTCGGCCCGCAGCCGGTGCTTACCGCCGCGGCCCTGCGCGCCTGGCCGGATCCGGCGACCGCACCCAAAGCGGTTGCGTCACTGCGTCGTAACGGCGCCGACCACCGCCAGCTGACCGAAGCCCTGGCCGGCTCCTACGTGGCCGGGCATGTACCCGACTTCGGCGCACTGGTGCGCGAGCCCGCCCGCAAGCTCGACCTGCCGACCTATCCGTTCCAGCATCGCCAGTACTGGTACCAGAGCAAGCAGTCGCAGCCGGCCGCGAACGACGCCGCCCGCACCGAGGCCGTCCAGCTGCTCGAGGACGGCCGGATCGAAGAGCTCGCCGCACTGCTCGGTGCGGACGGGACCACGACGACCGCCGAGGTGCTGAGCAAGCTTGCCGCTCAACACAACCGGCAGCGCAGCGCGCAGTCGATCGCAGACATCCGCTACGAGATCCGCTGGCAGAAGGCGCTGGGTTCCTCGACCGAGGTGGGCGAGGGAGCGGCCTGGCTGCTCATCGGCGATGACACCGCCGTGATGCGCCCACTGATCGACGCGCTGACCACAAACGGTCACCGGCACCGGGTACTCGGCCTGCCGGTGTCCGACGCCGACGAGGAGCGCCTGGTCGCCGAACTGGCCGCGGCCGTGCAGGACGAGCCGGCGCTGCGCATCCTGCATGTCGCGGCGCTGGACTCCGACGGTGAGTCGTCGATGCGCTCACTGCTGCGGATGCAGCATCGCGTGCTCGGTGGCACCCAACGCCTGTTCCGCGCTGCTGCCGCCGCCGAACTGCGCACACCCATCTGGGTGATCACTCAAGGGGCACAACGCGTCACCGACACCGACACCGTGTCACCCGAACAGAGCAGCCTGTGGGGGTACTGCCGCGTCGCCGCGCTGGAATATCCACAGGTGTGGGGTGGCCTCGCCGACCTGTCCGGAACCGGTGCCGACGACTGGTCGCGACTGATCAAGCAGGTCGTCGCGGCATCACCCGGTGAAGATCAGATCGCGTTGCGCGACAATGCCATTCACGTCCCGCGGCTGGTCCGGCGAACCGGCCAACCGAACTCGACCCCGTTGGAATTGCGCTCCGACGCAACGTATCTGGTGACCGGCGGGCTCGGCTCACTCGGACTGGAGATCGCCGGATATCTGGCCGCTCACGGCGCCCGCCAGCTGGTGCTGACCAGCCGGCGCGTGCCCGGCGAGGACTCCCAACGTCGCATCGACCTGCTAGCAGAACAGCATGGCTGCACGGTCCGTGTGATCGCGGCCGATGTCGCCGACCCGCACGACGTCGCGCGTCTGCTCGCCACCGTGCAGACCGAGCTTCCGCCGCTGGCCGGCATCGTCCACGCCGCCGGCGAGAACAGCACCACCCCCCTGAGCTCGCTGGACAGCACCGAAGTCGATCGCGTGTTCTCTGGAAAGGTCTGGGGCGCTTGGTATCTCAGTGAAGCCAGCGCCGATCTGAAGCTGGACTTCTTCCTGTCCACCTCGTCGATCTCGTCGGTGTGGGGCAGCTACGGGCAGAGCGCCTACAGCGCGGCCAACGCCTTCCTCGACGGGTTGACCTGGCGGCTGCGCGAACGCGGCGTCCCGGGCATCAGTGTGAACTTCGGACCGTGGTCGGCGGGCATGGCCGACCAGGACGCCCGCGCCCAGCTGGATCGGCGCGGAATCAAGACCCTGTCGCCGACCGATGCGCTGGCCGGCATGGCCGACGTGATGGCCGCCGCCGGCTCCCAGGGACCGGCTGAAGCCGTCGTGGCGCGGATCGACTGGGCCCGTTTTCTGCCCATCTATCTGCAGGCCGGCCGCAGGTCGCTGCTGGCCGAGGTGGCCCGCGAGGTGCCCGAGTCGGTGCCCGCGGCCACCGGGGCGTCGGGCACCACCCGACTGGTCGAACAGCTCACCGCGGCGCCGGTGCAGCAGCGCAAGAAGCTCGTGCTGGAGTACCTGCGCAACACCGTCGCGGAGGTGACCCGCGTCGATGCGTCTGAGGTCCGCGAAGAGGCCGGGTTCTTCGACCTCGGTATGGACTCCCTGATGGCCGTCGAACTGCGTCGCCGCCTGGAACAGGCTGTCGGCAAGGAACTTCCGGCCACACTGGCGATGGACTTCCCGCGGCTGACCGATGTCGCGGACTACATCCTCGGTGACGTGCTCAACCTCAACGAGAAGGCGGGCGTGCAGCTTGCGGCCGCGCCGGCCTCGCTGGCGAGCGCGGCGACCGACGAGCCGATCGCGATCATCGCGCTGGCCTGCCGGTTCCCCGGTGCGCCCGATGCCGATGCGTACTGGGATGTGTTGTCCGGGGCGGTGGATGCGATCCGGGAGATCCCCGAAGACCGCTTCGACGTCGACCAGTACTACGACCCCGACCAGCAGACGCCGGGCAAGATCTACACGCGCAGCGGTGGCTATCTGGAAAGCGTCGACGGGTTCGATCCGGAGTTCTTCGGCATCTCGCCGCGGGAAGCGGTGTGGATCGACCCGCAGCAGCGCCTGATGCTGGAAATCGCGTGGGAAGGCCTGGAGCGCGCGGGCTACTCCCCCGCATCCCTGCGCGGCAGCCGCACCGGCGTCTTCGTCGGTGTCGGCGCCAACGAGTACTCCCACCTGCTGTCCGGTGAGTCGGTCGAGAACCTCGAAGCTCACTTCATCACCGGCAATGCGCTCAACGCGATCGCAGGCCGGGTGGCATTCACCCTGGGCCTGGAAGGCCCGGCGATGGCGGTGGACACCGCGTGCAGCTCGTCGCTGGTCGCCGTCCATCAGGCCACGCAGGCACTGCACTCCGGTGACTGCGATATGGCGCTGGCCGGCGGCGTCAACGTGCTGCTGAGCCCGGCGTCGATCGTCGCCGCGTCGCGCGCGCGGATGCTGGCCCCCGACGGCCGCTGCAAGACCTTCGACGCGTCGGCCGACGGCTACGTGCGCGGTGAGGGCTGCGGCATCCTGGTACTCAAGCGGCTGTCGGATGCACAGCGCGACGGCGACCGGATCGCCGCGGTCATCCGCAGCAGCGCGGTCAACCAGGACGGCGCGTCCAGCGGTCTGACGGTGCCCAATGGTGGTGCACAACAACGGCTCATCTCCGCCGCACTCACCCGCGCCGGTCTCGGTGGCGGCGACGTCGACTACCTCGAAGCCCACGGCACCGGCACCCCGCTGGGTGACCCGATCGAGGTGCAGGCGGCCGCGGCGGTCTATGGCGCAGGTCGCGACTCGGGCCGGCCGCTGCTGATGGGAACGGCCAAGACGAACATCGGGCACCTGGAGTCTGCCGCCGGTGTGGCCGGTCTGATCAAGGTCATCCTGTCGCTGCAGAACGAACTGCTGCCGCAGAACCTGCACTTCCAGAACCCGTCACCACATATCCCGTGGGACTCGTTGCCGGTCAAAGTGGTTGACGAGGCCACGCCGTGGGTGGCCAACGGCAGGCCGCGCCGCGCGGGTGTCAGCTCGTTCGGCTTCACCGGCACCAACGCCCACGTGCTGCTCGAAGAGGCACCGCAGCCCGCGCTCGGGGACGACGTCGACGAGCCGGTCGAGGTCGTCGCGCCGGAGCCGGCGCGTGAACCGCTGAGCGTGCTGCCGCTGTCGGCGCGGTCCGGACAGGGCCTGCTGGCATTGGCCCAGCGTTACTCCGACTGGCTCGAAGCGCATCCCGACGCCTCGATCTCCGATGTCAGCTTCACCGCCGGGGCGGGACGCTCGCACTTCGAGCACCGTGCCGCCGTGGTCGCGAACTCGGTGCCCGAAGCCAAGATGCTGCTCGACGATCTGGTCGCGAACCGGCTGCGCCCGGGTGTGCTCCGCGGCGAGTGCACCGACCCGCCGACCACCGCGTGGTTCTTCCCTGGCCAGGGCAGCCAATACCCGGGGATGGCGAAGGAACTGTTCGAGACCGAGCCGGTATTCGCCGACACCCTGCGTCGCTGCGCGCAGGCCGTCGATCCGATGCTGCCGCGTCCGCTGCTCGACGTGCTGTTCTCCGGTGAGCGCGAGAACGCGGAAACGTTGCGGCACACGTCGTTTGCTCAGCCGGCGATCTTCGCCGTCGAGATGGGTCTGGCGCGGTTGTGGCAGTCCTGGGGTATCGAGCCCGACGTGGTGCTGGGTCACAGCGTCGGCCAGTACGCCGCGGCGTGCGTGGCCGGTGTCTTCAGCCTCGAGGACGGGATCCGGTTGATCGCCGAGCGCGGCCGGTTGTTCGGCAGCCTCCCCGAGGGCGGCCGCATGGTGGCGGTGTTCGCCGATCCCGATTACGTGGAGCGCGCCGCAGCGGGCTTCCCGCGGGTCTCGGTGGGCGCCTACAACGGCCGCAACACCGTGCTGTCGGGTCCCGGCGAGGATCTGGAGCAGATCGTCGCCGCCTGCAGCGAGGACGGCGCCCGGTGCACGTGGCTGGAGACCAGCCATGCCTTCCACTCCGAACTGCTGGATCCGGTGCTCGACGAATTCGAGTCGTTCGCAACCCAATTCACCTACGCGGTGCCGACGCGCCCGCTGGTCTGCAACCGGACCGGCGCGGTGCTCACCGCCGAGACCCCGATCAACGCGCAGTACTGGCGGCGGCATTCCCGTCAGCCGGTGCAGTTCACCGAGAGTGTGCGCACGGTCGCGGCGCTGGGCTGCTCGGTGCTGATGGAGATCGGCCCGCAGCCGATCCTGACGGCGGCCGCACTGCAGATCTGGCCGGAGTCCTCAGCCACGCCGCGGGCGATCGTGTCGCTGCGTAAGGGTGCCAACGCTGCGCGTCAGATGACGGAAGCGCTTGCCACGACGTATATCTGTGGGCACCGACCGGACTTCGCGGCCCGGTTCCACACGTCGGGCCAGCGACTCGAACTGCCGACGTATCCGTTCCAGCGCCGCCGGTATTGGCCAAAAGCCTCCGGAATTGCAGGACTGGGTGCCGACGGCGTTCGACTCTCCGGGATCCTTGGCAGCGCCAAGGATCTGGCCTCGGGTGACACCGTCTACACCAATGTGTTGTCGGTGAAGACCCAGCCGTGGCTGGCTCACCACGTCATCTACGGCACCGTGGTGGTGCCGGGCGCGACGTACGCGGCGATGGCGATGGCCGCGGCGGGTGCACCCGCGCGGGTCAAGGAAGTCTTCTTCTACGAGCCGATCATCCTGCCGGACAAGGCATCTCGTGAGGTGCAGTTGACCCTGCATCCCGTTGACGACGGCTGGAAGTTCCAGGTGCACAGCCGGCCCTTCGGCGTTCGCGACGCCGAGTGGTCGCTGAACTCCGACGGCACGCTGCTGTCCGGTGTCGATCCCGATGCGGAGCCGACGCAGGCTGTGGCTCCGGACGAGGCGATCGAACAGATGAACCGCACCCGCCCGCAGGAACTGTTCGACATCTTCCACGACATGGAACTGGCGTGGGGCCCAACGTGGTCCACCTCGTTGAAGTCGTTGTGGGTCGGCAAGGGCGAGGCGATCGGCGACATCGCGGTCGGCGAGGAGCTCGGCGAGCACCTCGGCAGCGAGCCGATTCACCCGGTGCTCCTGGACCTGTGCACCGGTGTGGCCTTCCCCGCCTTCCCGGCGACGCTGGCTGCCGAGCAGGGGATGACCGACCTGTTCCTGCCGCTGCGGTACGGACAGGTCACCGTGGCCGAGAAGATGCCACGTCGGTTCTACTGCCGTGCGCGCTGGCATGAGAACACCATCAACAACGAAACTCAGGTCTTCGACATCGATTTCCTGGACCGGGACGGTCGGGTTCTCGGCGGGATCGCCGAGTTCACCGTGAAGCGCGCCCCGCGCGAGGCGTTGATGCGTGGGCTCGGTGGCGACTCCACCCGCCTGCTCTACAGCCTGGGCTGGCAGGAGATCGCGCCCCCGGCGGGCGACGACGCCGAGAAGACCACGAACGGCACCTGGCTGATCGCCGGCTTCGACGCGCTCGCGGCCGAGGTACCCGGTGCGGTCACCGTCGACGGGGCCACGGATCCACAGTCCTGGCAGCGGGCCTTCGCCGAAGCGGCCGAGCGCGGAACGCCGGTCAGCGGAATCGTCTGGCGCAGTGCAGGACACGCGGATGCGGATACCGACGGCTCGACCGCCGAACTCGCCGCTCGCCTGGAAGCACAGATCGCCACCTTCCTCGGCGCCGCGCAGACCGCGCTGGCCGAGGGGAACCACACGCTGGCCGACGGTCTGTGGATCGTCACCGAACGTGCGGTGGCCACCGAACCCGGCGAGCCGGTCGATCCGGTCCAGGCCGCCCTGTGGGGATTCGGCCGCACGCTGATCGCCGAGCAGCCGAGCCTGCGGGTTCGTCTGATCGACGGGGACGGTTCCGACGAGTCGCTGAGCTGGGTGGCCGGTGCGCTGGGCACGCCAGTCGTCGAGCCGGAAATGGCGGTGCGGCAGGGTCGCTTCCTGGTCTCGCGGCTGCTGCACTGGGCGCGCAACGGCCAGCTGCCGATGCCGCGCAGCGATGACTACGCCTTGGCACCCACCGAGCGCGGCGCGATCGACAACTTGCGCCTGACCGAGATCGAGGTGACACCGCCGAAGGCCAACGAGGTGCAGGTCCGGATCGAGGCAGCCGGCCTCAACTTCCGCGATGTGCTCAACGTCCTCGGCCTGTACCCGGGCGATCCCGGGCCGATCGGTGGTGACCTGTGTGGTGTGGTCACCGAAATCGGCTCGGAGGTTACCCGATTCGAGGTTGGTCAGCGGGTCTTCGGTTCCATGCAGGGTGCCTTCGCCAGCCGGCTGAACGTGCCTGAGCCGCTGTTGGCGACGGTGCCGGACGGAATCGGCGCGGTGGACGCCGCGACCATCCCCGCTGCGGCGCTGACCGTCCGGCTCGCCTTCGACTGGGCCAAGCTCAAGCCCGGTGACAAGGTGCTGATCCACGCCGCCAGCGGTGGCGTGGGCCTGGCCGCGGTACAGATGGCCCGCGCGCACGGCGCGACGGTGTTCGCCACTGCCAGCAAGTACAAGCGCGCCACCCTGCGGGAGATGGGCGTGGAATACGTCTACGATTCGCGGACAACGGAATTCGCCGATCAGATCCTCGCGGATACCAATGGCGAGGGCGTGGATGTGGTGCTCAACTCCCTGACCAGTGAGGGCTTCGTCGAGGCGACGGTGCGGGCCACCGCCAAGAACGGTCGGTTCGCCGAGATCGCCAAGCGCGATATCTGGACGGCCGAGCAGATGGCGGAACTGCGTCCCGACATCGACTACGAGATCGTCGCGCTCGACGTCACGATGATGACCGACCCGGACCACATCCAGCGACTGATGGTCGAGGTGTCCGACGGGCTGGCCAAGGGCGAGTGGACGCCGGTGCCCGCCGAGGTCTACCCGCTGACCGAAGCCAGAACCGCGTTCCGGCGGATGCAACAGGCACGCCACATCGGCAAGATCGTGGTCCAGATGCCCAAACCGCTTCAGCCACGCGGTGATCGGAGCTATCTGGTCACCGGTGGACTGGGTGCGCTGGGCCTGCACACGGCCTCGTATCTGGCTCAGCTCGGCGCCGGTGACATCGTGCTCACCAGCCGTCGGACTCCGGATGCGGAGGCTCAGCAGGCCATCGACGCCATCGCCGAGCGGTTCCACTGCCGGATCCACGTCTACTCCGCCGACGTCGGTGTTGAGTCCGAGGTCGTCGAGCTGCTGGACAAGATCCGGACCGAGCTGCCGCCGCTGGCGGGCGTGGCACATCTGGCCGGTGTGCTGGACGATGCCCTGCTGCCGCAGCAGGATCTCGATCGGTTCCGAACCACGTTGGCGCCGAAGGCCTATGGTGCGCACCATCTGCACCGGCTGACCAAGGATGACGACCTCGAGTTCTTCATCCTGTACTCGTCGGCGTCGGCGGTTCTCGGCTCGCCCGCGCAGGGCAACTACGCGACCGCCAACGCGTTGCTCGACGGGCTCGTCGCGCATCGCCGGGCGCAGGGCCTGCCGGCGACCGCCGTCAACTTCGGCCCGTGGGGTCAGGGCGGTATGGCCAGCTCGCAGGCCGCCGTCGCCAACCTCAGCGCCCAGGGCATGATGCCGCTGGAGCCGTCCGCGGCGCTGGCCGCGCTCGGCGAGGCCATTCGGCACGGCGCGGCGCAAGCGACCGTGCTCAAGGCCAACTGGCAGCGGACGGCGAAGGTGCTTGGCGGTATCCGTCCGCCACTGCTGGATCAGGTGCTGCCCAGCGGCGACGGCACGGTGGTCGGTGACAGCGAGCTGCTCCGGCAGCTACAGGAACTCCCCGTGGCGGCGCGAGCCGGCTTCATCACCGAGTTCCTGCAGAAAGAGGTGCAGGGCTTCCTGCGCCTAGCGCAGCCGCCCGCGGCGTCCAGCCGGTTCCTGGATCTCGGCACCGACTCGCTGATGGCCGTCGAACTGCGCAACCGCTTGTTCGGCCAGTTCGGCGGGAAGTTCGACATCTCTCCGACCGCGGTGTTCGACCATCCGACGATCGGTGAGCTTGCCGAGCATCTGGTTTCGCAGCTGCCGGATGCCGAGGCGGCCTCGGGCGAGGCCGAAGCGCCTGCCGAGCCGGATGTGGCCGCATCTCCGGCCGAAGCGGCCGAGGCCGCACCCCCGGCGGAGGACTGA